A window of Desulfovibrio desulfuricans DSM 642 contains these coding sequences:
- a CDS encoding RluA family pseudouridine synthase, with protein sequence MTRNRQASAGRAPAALDARLALRQSIPMSEDNPPPTQAQDSGIGISRQSPLEQPIVQETESGQKLLQFLQRRLNLPPTLLHRWVRTGQVRINGSRCKPFARVQTGDIVRLPPFAFKMAEESASEMAPQPLTDTALDTQPVDSPPLPPMIGTDGYLWAFNKPAGLPTHPGTGHDDSLSSRLAAYFASAPFKPTPVHRLDKETSGVLLVAASYEALAKAQDAIRDGTMAKEYVVWVQGRWPFAETQLLRHFLRKDTAQGYEKVRPAAPGEADSREALCMVRPLRVEQAQSLLLVRLLTGRTHQIRVQLAAVGHPVIGDTKYGQAAPPRRHVPRGAYALPAPARMGTTEKSALEPESLLLHALRVTMPCGHVFSCLPPWPGAHALEQMPEPVAAMTAPEHGGGCGVFPLTEQSAKNKFLRQ encoded by the coding sequence GTGACGCGCAACAGGCAGGCCAGCGCAGGCCGCGCCCCCGCCGCTCTTGACGCAAGGCTGGCTTTGCGCCAGAGTATCCCCATGTCGGAAGATAACCCTCCCCCTACGCAGGCCCAGGACTCTGGCATCGGCATCAGCAGGCAATCGCCGCTGGAACAGCCGATAGTCCAGGAGACCGAAAGCGGCCAAAAGTTGTTACAGTTCCTGCAAAGGCGGCTGAACTTGCCCCCCACCCTGCTCCACCGCTGGGTGCGCACTGGTCAGGTGCGCATCAACGGCAGCAGATGCAAGCCTTTTGCCCGTGTGCAGACAGGCGACATTGTTCGTCTTCCTCCCTTTGCCTTCAAGATGGCGGAAGAAAGCGCGTCAGAAATGGCCCCCCAGCCGCTGACGGATACAGCTCTCGACACGCAGCCGGTTGACTCGCCTCCTTTGCCGCCCATGATCGGCACAGACGGGTACCTGTGGGCTTTTAACAAACCCGCAGGCCTGCCTACGCATCCCGGCACCGGGCATGACGACAGCCTCAGTTCCCGGCTGGCCGCCTACTTCGCAAGCGCGCCCTTCAAGCCCACGCCCGTGCACAGGCTGGACAAGGAAACCTCGGGCGTACTGCTGGTGGCTGCCTCGTACGAAGCCCTTGCCAAGGCTCAGGACGCCATACGCGATGGAACGATGGCCAAGGAATATGTGGTCTGGGTGCAGGGCCGCTGGCCCTTTGCCGAAACGCAGCTTCTGCGCCACTTTCTGCGTAAGGACACAGCCCAGGGCTACGAAAAGGTGCGCCCGGCTGCTCCCGGCGAGGCCGACAGCCGCGAGGCCCTGTGCATGGTTCGCCCCCTGAGGGTGGAGCAGGCGCAAAGCCTGCTGCTTGTGCGCCTGCTGACAGGCCGTACGCATCAGATCCGCGTACAGCTTGCCGCCGTGGGGCATCCTGTGATTGGCGACACCAAGTACGGGCAGGCTGCGCCCCCGCGCCGCCATGTGCCGCGCGGGGCCTACGCCCTCCCGGCCCCGGCCCGCATGGGCACGACAGAAAAATCTGCCCTGGAGCCGGAAAGCCTGCTGCTGCATGCCCTGCGCGTAACCATGCCCTGCGGACACGTATTTTCATGTCTTCCGCCGTGGCCTGGCGCGCATGCCCTTG
- a CDS encoding GGDEF domain-containing protein has translation MREPHPSLPLPLIQTDTTDAVLEWRVASDLLSFSLGAGRLLGIEANAPCSMAAFLGACHEDKREILGQSLQTFLEGHIGAHMEICFPINGLMARTQLITLARNGAGQAERVVGCISAVERQTQQLLPSARFSMQHLATPHSTQDAARLMLALNASGDGLWDWDANTNTVYYSPRYIEMLGYSAEIFPATLRSWEEKIHPEDYAHVVPIQKDIIASPSHGDTFECTYRMRRADNTWAWILGRGNVTQRDASGRATRVVGLHTDISASQADRAHLEDMVRNDPLTGLRSRTFFTMTVEELEQNAVRPVGIVVADVNGLKMINDYLGHEEGNTVLCQAALLLRGGLDSAACVARMSGDEYTVLLPGCDRLKVAEILHELMQRFERHNSQQNRPPVLLAMGSACTENMQTSIANAIVEADRAMLRNKLTTRAETRQRVRDWIENHTFAKVSMNDCRYL, from the coding sequence ATGCGCGAACCCCATCCCAGCCTCCCCCTGCCGCTTATCCAGACGGACACGACCGATGCCGTGCTGGAATGGCGCGTTGCCTCAGACCTCCTCAGCTTCAGCCTTGGAGCCGGGAGGCTGCTCGGCATTGAGGCAAATGCTCCTTGCAGCATGGCGGCATTTCTTGGCGCATGCCATGAGGATAAAAGGGAGATACTCGGCCAATCGTTGCAGACATTTCTCGAAGGCCACATCGGCGCGCATATGGAAATATGCTTTCCCATCAACGGTCTTATGGCGCGAACCCAGCTTATAACCCTTGCGCGCAACGGTGCCGGGCAGGCAGAGCGTGTGGTTGGCTGCATCAGCGCGGTGGAACGTCAGACGCAGCAGCTTTTGCCATCCGCGCGTTTTTCCATGCAGCACCTTGCCACGCCGCACTCCACGCAGGATGCCGCCCGCCTGATGCTGGCGCTCAATGCTTCCGGCGATGGACTGTGGGATTGGGACGCCAATACCAATACCGTCTACTACAGCCCCCGCTACATTGAAATGCTGGGCTACTCTGCCGAGATTTTCCCGGCAACGCTGCGCAGCTGGGAAGAGAAGATTCATCCGGAAGACTACGCCCACGTGGTGCCCATACAAAAAGACATCATTGCCTCGCCCTCCCACGGCGACACCTTTGAATGCACCTACCGCATGCGCAGGGCAGACAACACCTGGGCCTGGATTCTTGGCCGCGGCAATGTTACGCAGCGCGATGCCAGCGGCAGGGCCACACGTGTGGTGGGCCTGCATACCGACATCAGCGCAAGCCAGGCCGACAGAGCCCACCTTGAGGACATGGTGCGCAACGACCCGCTCACAGGTTTGCGCAGCCGAACTTTTTTTACCATGACCGTGGAGGAGCTGGAGCAAAACGCCGTTCGGCCCGTGGGGATAGTCGTTGCCGATGTCAACGGACTGAAAATGATTAACGATTACCTTGGGCACGAAGAAGGCAATACCGTGCTTTGTCAGGCGGCCCTGCTGCTGCGCGGCGGGCTGGATTCCGCAGCCTGCGTGGCGCGCATGAGCGGTGATGAATACACCGTGCTACTGCCTGGATGCGACAGACTGAAGGTTGCCGAAATTTTGCACGAGCTCATGCAGCGCTTTGAAAGGCACAACAGCCAGCAAAACCGTCCCCCGGTCTTGCTGGCAATGGGTTCCGCCTGCACAGAAAACATGCAGACAAGCATTGCCAACGCCATTGTGGAGGCAGACCGGGCCATGCTGCGGAACAAACTGACCACAAGGGCCGAGACACGCCAGCGCGTTCGGGACTGGATTGAAAACCACACCTTTGCCAAGGTTTCCATGAACGACTGCCGCTATCTGTGA
- a CDS encoding energy-coupling factor ABC transporter ATP-binding protein, which produces MSDHHHDAAIFSLEGICFAYGQGHSPRTVLCDVDFSLHPGQRIGLYGPNGSGKTTLFRCITGLARPQAGQVLFHGTPLKDEKDFYDLRCKVGFVLQHAEDQLFFPTVLEDVAFGPLNLGFSADDARDCALDTLRDLGLAGFENRLTHRLSGGEKKLVSLASVMAMKPEALLLDEPTNGLDNDARQRIIDILGSLDTARITISHDWDFLAQTSTQYLTIANNRLSACAPSSAHAHMHAHPLGNEPHEH; this is translated from the coding sequence ATGTCTGACCACCATCACGATGCAGCCATTTTCAGCCTTGAGGGCATCTGCTTTGCTTACGGGCAGGGCCACTCGCCGCGCACCGTGCTGTGCGATGTGGATTTTTCGCTGCATCCAGGCCAGCGCATCGGCCTCTATGGCCCCAACGGCAGCGGCAAGACAACGCTTTTCCGCTGCATCACGGGCTTGGCGCGGCCTCAGGCGGGTCAGGTACTGTTTCACGGCACCCCCCTCAAGGACGAAAAGGATTTCTACGATCTGCGCTGCAAGGTGGGCTTTGTGCTGCAACACGCAGAAGACCAGCTCTTTTTCCCCACTGTGCTGGAGGACGTGGCCTTTGGCCCGCTGAATCTCGGTTTTTCAGCCGATGATGCCAGAGATTGCGCTCTGGACACCCTGCGCGATCTCGGCCTGGCCGGATTTGAAAACCGCCTTACCCATCGGCTTTCCGGCGGCGAAAAAAAGCTCGTATCCCTGGCTTCAGTGATGGCCATGAAGCCCGAAGCGCTGCTGCTTGACGAACCCACCAACGGTCTCGATAACGATGCCCGCCAGCGAATCATCGACATTTTGGGCAGCCTGGACACGGCGCGCATAACCATTTCCCATGACTGGGATTTTCTGGCGCAAACATCCACCCAGTACCTCACCATCGCCAACAATCGACTGAGCGCCTGCGCCCCCTCCTCTGCCCACGCCCATATGCACGCCCACCCGCTGGGCAACGAACCCCACGAGCATTAG
- the cbiQ gene encoding cobalt ECF transporter T component CbiQ, translated as MFDQPFVRPSLIQRIDPRVRMAFAGGLAVCISLLHSLTACGMALALGLALLAVANPPARALLQRLGAINIFIVFLWCVTPLTTPGTPLAQWGMLTVSAEGVRLALLVSIKSNAIACIFLALVATMDAPTAGHALERLRCPPKLVFLFLFTARYVHVIAQEWHTLLVAARLRGFRPRTSMHTYRTLASLLGLLLVRSYERSLRVREAMVLRGFSGHFRSVTVFHAQKGDCIFALGLLLCMAGIIAVECLGGLNV; from the coding sequence GTGTTTGACCAGCCCTTTGTTCGCCCATCGCTCATACAGCGTATTGACCCCCGCGTTCGCATGGCCTTCGCAGGGGGGCTTGCGGTATGCATCTCGCTGCTGCACAGCCTGACCGCCTGCGGCATGGCCCTTGCTCTGGGGCTGGCACTGCTGGCGGTGGCCAATCCGCCTGCCCGCGCGCTGCTGCAACGCCTCGGCGCCATCAATATCTTCATTGTTTTTCTGTGGTGTGTAACGCCCCTGACCACGCCGGGAACCCCGCTGGCGCAATGGGGAATGCTCACAGTCAGCGCCGAAGGCGTGCGCCTTGCACTGCTGGTGAGCATCAAGTCCAATGCCATTGCCTGCATCTTTCTGGCGCTTGTCGCCACCATGGACGCCCCCACCGCCGGTCATGCGCTGGAGCGGCTGCGCTGCCCGCCCAAGCTCGTTTTTCTCTTTCTTTTCACAGCCAGATACGTTCACGTCATCGCCCAGGAATGGCACACCCTGCTGGTGGCAGCACGGTTGCGCGGTTTTCGCCCGCGCACCAGCATGCATACCTACCGCACCCTGGCATCCTTGCTGGGCCTGCTGCTGGTGCGCAGTTACGAGCGCTCGCTGCGGGTACGCGAGGCTATGGTTCTGCGGGGATTTTCCGGCCATTTCAGATCGGTGACGGTATTCCACGCCCAAAAGGGCGACTGTATTTTCGCACTGGGCCTGCTGCTGTGCATGGCGGGGATAATCGCGGTTGAATGCCTGGGAGGCCTCAATGTCTGA
- the cbiM gene encoding cobalt transporter CbiM, with amino-acid sequence MHIAEGVLSPAVLATGYALTAAGTALGLKKLDYDRLMTVAILAATFFVGSLIHVPIGITSAHLILNGLLGVILGWAAFPAILAALALQALLFQFGGLVVLGVNTFTMGFSAVVAGYVFRGLCRAWPTPAGQKIAAFCGGALGVMGAGLLTAVALASSDEGFATAARLLFLAHLPIMLAEGLITMLTVGFIARVRPEMLRLSAA; translated from the coding sequence ATGCATATTGCCGAAGGCGTTCTTTCCCCTGCCGTGCTTGCCACGGGTTACGCCCTTACCGCCGCCGGAACGGCCCTGGGCCTGAAAAAACTCGATTATGACCGGCTCATGACCGTGGCCATTCTGGCCGCGACTTTTTTTGTCGGCTCGCTTATCCATGTGCCCATCGGCATTACCAGCGCGCACCTTATTCTCAACGGCCTTCTGGGCGTGATACTCGGGTGGGCGGCCTTTCCGGCCATTCTGGCGGCACTGGCGCTACAGGCGCTTCTGTTCCAGTTTGGCGGCCTTGTGGTGTTGGGGGTCAACACCTTCACCATGGGATTTTCAGCCGTTGTGGCGGGCTATGTGTTTCGCGGCCTGTGCCGTGCGTGGCCCACACCCGCAGGACAAAAGATTGCCGCTTTCTGCGGCGGCGCTCTGGGCGTTATGGGCGCGGGCCTGCTGACGGCGGTGGCTCTTGCCTCCAGCGATGAAGGCTTTGCCACAGCCGCGCGGCTGCTGTTTTTGGCGCATCTGCCCATCATGCTGGCCGAAGGTCTTATTACCATGCTGACCGTGGGTTTTATCGCCAGGGTCCGCCCTGAAATGCTGCGCCTGAGCGCGGCCTGA
- a CDS encoding DUF4198 domain-containing protein — MWKICCASLALLLMWGTQAQAHFGMVIPSTPTVADKKDANVQLEISFAHPMEMQGMDMAAPAAATVTHDGKTEDIKATLKPATVLGHKAWQTTYGIKKPGVYQFAVEPAPYFEPAEDKFIIHYTKTVVAAFGEEEGWDAPLGLKTEIVPLTRPFANYTGNVFRGRVLLDGKPVAGADVEVECYNKGKAHTAPNDFYVTQVVKTDENGVFTYGIPWAGWWGFAALNTSAEKMEYKGEAKEVELGAVMWVNFAAPKTK, encoded by the coding sequence ATGTGGAAAATTTGCTGCGCCAGCCTTGCTCTGCTGCTCATGTGGGGAACCCAGGCCCAGGCCCATTTCGGCATGGTCATTCCCTCCACCCCCACGGTTGCCGACAAAAAGGACGCCAATGTGCAGTTGGAGATTTCCTTTGCGCACCCAATGGAGATGCAGGGCATGGATATGGCCGCGCCTGCGGCGGCTACCGTCACCCATGACGGGAAAACAGAAGACATCAAGGCAACGCTCAAGCCCGCCACCGTGCTGGGTCACAAGGCATGGCAAACCACCTATGGCATCAAAAAGCCCGGCGTGTACCAGTTTGCCGTTGAGCCAGCCCCCTATTTTGAACCTGCGGAAGACAAGTTCATCATCCATTATACCAAGACCGTGGTGGCCGCCTTTGGCGAAGAGGAAGGTTGGGATGCCCCCCTTGGCCTGAAAACGGAAATCGTGCCCCTTACCCGCCCCTTTGCCAACTACACAGGCAATGTATTCCGTGGCCGCGTTCTGCTTGACGGCAAGCCCGTTGCCGGAGCGGACGTGGAAGTGGAGTGCTACAACAAAGGCAAGGCGCACACCGCCCCCAACGATTTTTATGTCACCCAGGTAGTAAAAACCGATGAAAACGGCGTCTTTACCTATGGCATTCCCTGGGCGGGATGGTGGGGTTTTGCGGCCCTGAACACCTCCGCCGAAAAAATGGAATACAAGGGTGAAGCCAAGGAAGTGGAACTGGGCGCTGTGATGTGGGTGAATTTTGCCGCACCCAAAACCAAGTAA
- a CDS encoding glutamine amidotransferase — MKRCVAIQHVAFENLGVFVQPLEEAGFAISYVQAGVVPLEPELWKDADLAVVLGGPIGVYQEDLYPFLADEKVLIASRLASGRPLLGICLGAQLMASALDADVYPGTAKEIGWGQVELTPAGLSGPLAELAGAPVLHWHGDTFDLPRGSDLLASTSITPHQAFRPGPGQLGLQFHAEMDAVLMETWLVGHCCELGVNGFDPRAIREDAHRLGAQARAAGLAFMRRWLMEEVR, encoded by the coding sequence ATGAAGCGTTGCGTTGCTATTCAGCATGTGGCTTTTGAAAATCTGGGTGTGTTTGTGCAGCCGCTTGAAGAAGCGGGTTTTGCGATCAGCTATGTGCAGGCCGGGGTTGTGCCCCTGGAGCCGGAGCTGTGGAAAGATGCCGACCTTGCCGTGGTGCTGGGCGGCCCCATTGGCGTGTATCAGGAAGATTTGTACCCCTTCCTTGCCGATGAAAAGGTGCTTATAGCAAGCCGCCTTGCCTCTGGCCGCCCGCTGCTGGGCATCTGCCTTGGCGCGCAGCTTATGGCCAGCGCTCTTGATGCCGATGTGTACCCCGGAACTGCCAAAGAGATTGGCTGGGGTCAGGTTGAACTCACCCCGGCGGGATTGAGCGGCCCCCTGGCCGAGCTTGCGGGCGCACCTGTGCTGCACTGGCATGGCGATACGTTTGATCTGCCCCGCGGTAGCGATTTGCTTGCCTCAACGTCCATCACGCCGCATCAGGCCTTCCGGCCCGGGCCGGGGCAGCTTGGCTTGCAGTTTCATGCAGAAATGGACGCGGTCCTGATGGAAACCTGGCTTGTGGGCCATTGTTGCGAACTTGGCGTCAACGGCTTTGACCCCCGCGCCATACGCGAAGACGCTCATAGGCTTGGCGCTCAGGCGCGGGCCGCAGGGCTGGCTTTTATGCGCCGCTGGTTGATGGAAGAGGTTCGCTAG
- a CDS encoding glycosyltransferase — translation MANPVVNITIPVFNRYHLTQKTLVALRKTAPSISFAVTVVDNGSDQSLRDRLVELHKDGIIDNLFLLPRNMGISCACNIGWRAVDAPYYMKLDNDMAVITPHWLENLFRLWAHGAPVSTLGPTFKAHDMVKNPGTITSEDGILGICNSNLMGSAIIIPKSVSDILGCWSEDYGLYGADDGDYGARMNCAGLPQYYYDANDFFVNGGKYDNSEYEDTDLNKGKEHARLFKDESGGMGLFVLNYHLYNMCVRNWKVPLRYRIKDMDGYNVVLEEDPAYAPIQQALSRSKELLDNLVAAGRTNDVYSDAVVNRLKRIWKGCGQECAPL, via the coding sequence ATGGCCAATCCTGTTGTAAACATCACCATACCTGTTTTTAACAGGTATCATCTTACGCAGAAGACGCTGGTGGCTCTGCGCAAAACAGCACCAAGCATTTCATTTGCGGTTACAGTGGTGGACAACGGCAGCGATCAATCCCTGCGTGATCGGCTGGTGGAACTGCACAAAGACGGGATTATCGACAATCTCTTTCTGCTGCCGCGCAATATGGGCATATCCTGCGCCTGCAACATCGGCTGGCGCGCTGTGGACGCCCCCTATTACATGAAGCTCGACAACGATATGGCGGTAATAACGCCCCACTGGCTTGAGAATCTTTTCAGGCTGTGGGCGCACGGGGCCCCTGTTTCTACACTGGGGCCAACATTCAAAGCGCATGATATGGTGAAAAACCCAGGCACGATCACCAGCGAAGACGGCATACTTGGCATTTGCAATTCCAATTTAATGGGGAGCGCCATTATCATCCCCAAAAGTGTTTCAGACATACTGGGCTGCTGGAGCGAAGATTACGGCCTCTACGGCGCAGATGACGGGGATTACGGTGCCCGCATGAACTGCGCCGGATTGCCGCAATACTATTATGACGCCAATGATTTTTTTGTAAACGGCGGCAAGTACGACAATTCGGAGTACGAAGATACGGATCTGAATAAGGGCAAGGAACATGCCCGGCTGTTCAAGGATGAGTCCGGCGGTATGGGATTGTTTGTATTGAATTATCATCTGTACAACATGTGTGTTCGCAACTGGAAGGTGCCCTTGCGCTACCGCATCAAGGATATGGATGGTTATAACGTCGTGCTGGAGGAAGATCCCGCCTATGCGCCCATTCAACAGGCCCTGAGTCGCAGCAAGGAGCTGCTGGACAATCTTGTTGCGGCAGGCCGCACTAACGACGTTTATTCAGATGCCGTGGTGAATCGTCTTAAAAGAATCTGGAAAGGCTGCGGGCAGGAATGCGCCCCCTTGTGA
- a CDS encoding O-acetylhomoserine aminocarboxypropyltransferase/cysteine synthase family protein, with amino-acid sequence MSEKKKPRFETLQVHAGQEQPDPATGARAVPIYQTTSFVFDDCAHAEARFNLSNAGNIYSRLTNPTQDAFEQRVAALEGGVAALATASGAAAVTYALQNLAEAGDHIVAEKTLYGGTYNLLAHTLKAWGIDTTFVDPDEPGAFERAITPRTKAIFIETLGNPHSNIVDIEALADLAHKNGIPLVVDNTFATPWLLRPIEHGADVVVHSATKFIGGHGTTLGGVIVDGGKFDWEASGKFPRLCEPEPSYHGLSFTKAVGAAAYAVRARAILLRDLGATLSPFNAFILLQGLETLSLRVERHVSNALAVVEYLTKHPKVERVNHPCLANSPSHALYQRYFPKGGGSIFTFEVKGGAAEARAFIDRLQVFSLLANVADAKSLVIHPASTTHSQLTAAELAETGIRPNTVRLSIGIEHVDDIIEDIAQALG; translated from the coding sequence ATGAGCGAAAAAAAGAAACCACGTTTTGAAACCCTGCAGGTTCATGCAGGGCAGGAACAGCCGGATCCGGCTACCGGGGCGCGCGCCGTACCGATCTATCAGACAACATCCTTTGTTTTTGACGACTGTGCGCACGCTGAGGCTCGCTTTAACCTCAGCAATGCCGGCAACATATACAGCCGCCTGACCAATCCCACGCAGGACGCTTTTGAACAGCGCGTGGCAGCGCTTGAGGGCGGCGTTGCGGCCCTGGCCACGGCCAGCGGCGCCGCAGCGGTCACCTATGCCCTGCAAAATCTGGCCGAAGCAGGCGACCACATTGTGGCCGAAAAAACCCTCTACGGCGGCACCTACAATCTGCTGGCGCACACGCTCAAGGCCTGGGGCATAGACACCACCTTTGTGGACCCTGATGAACCCGGCGCTTTTGAGCGCGCCATCACACCACGCACCAAGGCCATTTTTATTGAAACCCTGGGCAACCCGCACAGCAATATTGTGGATATTGAAGCGCTGGCGGATCTGGCCCACAAAAACGGCATCCCCCTGGTGGTGGACAATACCTTTGCCACGCCCTGGCTGCTGCGCCCCATCGAGCACGGGGCAGACGTTGTTGTGCATTCGGCAACCAAGTTTATTGGCGGCCATGGCACAACCCTTGGCGGCGTGATTGTGGACGGCGGCAAGTTCGACTGGGAGGCCTCAGGCAAGTTCCCCCGGCTGTGCGAGCCGGAACCGAGCTACCACGGCCTGAGCTTTACCAAGGCAGTGGGCGCGGCGGCCTATGCAGTGCGCGCCCGGGCCATCCTGCTGCGCGATCTTGGTGCAACGCTTTCGCCCTTCAACGCATTTATCCTGCTGCAGGGGCTGGAAACCCTTTCGCTACGGGTTGAGCGCCACGTCAGCAATGCGCTGGCAGTGGTGGAATATCTGACCAAGCATCCCAAGGTTGAGCGGGTCAACCACCCGTGCCTCGCCAACAGCCCCAGCCATGCCTTGTATCAGCGCTATTTTCCCAAGGGGGGCGGCTCGATCTTTACCTTTGAGGTCAAGGGCGGCGCGGCGGAGGCCAGGGCATTCATCGACAGGTTGCAGGTCTTTTCCCTGCTGGCCAACGTAGCAGATGCAAAATCGCTGGTTATCCACCCCGCTTCCACCACGCATTCACAGCTCACCGCCGCGGAACTTGCCGAAACGGGCATCCGACCCAACACGGTCAGGCTCTCCATTGGCATTGAGCACGTGGATGATATTATTGAAGACATTGCCCAGGCCCTGGGCTAA
- a CDS encoding competence/damage-inducible protein A, whose product MLNGTFHVFAGGTRIKKNGGRMKAEIISVGTELLLGHTVNTDATHVARELSALGMDLLQVHTVGDNPQRLEKALREALERAQVVITTGGLGPTEDDLTKETVALVAEAPLEEHADSMARLREYFGTRPMSANQAKQAMLPRGSVAFPNLAGTAPGCATPAGEGRWVLMLPGPPSELLPMLHDSAVPFLRSMSGSVISSFMVKTFGIGEGVAALRIAGLTGGANPTAATYAGDAEMFVRVTAKAQDAAAAEALAAPMVAEVRKLLGHFVYGVNVAGLETVVVQELARQGKTLATAESCTGGLLAKRITDQPGASDVFGYGMVTYANEAKERLLGVPHDVLCAQGAVSPEVARAMAQGVRECSGADYGIGITGVAGPGGGTPQKPVGLVYIALSDAEHVWLRVMRPQGRYLGRDWTRRLASSHALDMLRRRLADLPVEDQWSLDQA is encoded by the coding sequence ATGCTCAACGGCACGTTCCACGTCTTTGCAGGCGGGACGCGCATCAAGAAAAACGGAGGCCGCATGAAGGCGGAAATAATATCGGTCGGCACAGAACTCCTGCTGGGGCATACGGTCAATACGGATGCAACCCATGTGGCGCGGGAGCTTTCCGCACTGGGTATGGATCTTTTGCAGGTGCATACCGTGGGCGACAATCCGCAAAGGCTTGAGAAAGCCCTGCGCGAGGCCCTGGAACGCGCGCAGGTGGTCATCACCACCGGGGGCCTTGGCCCCACGGAAGACGATCTGACCAAGGAAACAGTAGCTCTGGTGGCCGAAGCGCCGCTTGAGGAACATGCGGACAGCATGGCGCGGCTGCGGGAATATTTTGGCACACGCCCCATGTCGGCCAATCAGGCCAAACAGGCCATGTTGCCGCGCGGATCCGTGGCTTTTCCCAATCTGGCGGGTACGGCCCCCGGCTGCGCCACGCCTGCGGGCGAGGGGCGCTGGGTACTCATGCTGCCTGGGCCGCCTTCCGAACTGCTGCCCATGCTGCACGACAGCGCCGTGCCCTTTTTGCGGAGCATGAGCGGGTCGGTCATTTCATCGTTTATGGTAAAGACCTTTGGCATAGGCGAGGGCGTGGCGGCCTTGCGCATTGCGGGGCTGACTGGTGGGGCCAATCCCACGGCGGCAACCTATGCGGGCGATGCGGAAATGTTTGTGCGGGTAACGGCCAAGGCGCAGGATGCCGCCGCTGCCGAGGCCCTGGCTGCCCCCATGGTGGCGGAGGTGCGCAAACTGCTGGGGCACTTTGTGTACGGCGTGAATGTTGCGGGGCTGGAGACGGTGGTGGTGCAGGAACTGGCGCGTCAGGGCAAAACCCTTGCCACTGCGGAATCCTGCACCGGCGGTCTGCTTGCAAAGCGCATCACTGACCAGCCCGGCGCATCGGATGTTTTTGGTTACGGCATGGTAACCTACGCCAACGAGGCCAAGGAACGGCTGCTCGGCGTGCCGCACGATGTGCTGTGCGCGCAGGGGGCCGTCAGCCCTGAGGTGGCGCGGGCCATGGCTCAGGGCGTGCGCGAGTGCAGCGGCGCGGATTACGGCATTGGCATCACGGGCGTGGCCGGGCCCGGCGGCGGCACGCCGCAAAAGCCTGTGGGCCTTGTGTATATTGCCCTGAGTGATGCGGAGCATGTCTGGCTGCGCGTCATGCGCCCGCAAGGACGTTATCTGGGCCGCGACTGGACTCGCCGCCTTGCCTCAAGCCATGCGCTGGACATGCTGCGCCGCCGTCTTGCCGACCTGCCAGTGGAAGACCAGTGGAGTCTGGATCAGGCCTAG
- a CDS encoding DUF190 domain-containing protein — protein sequence MNGYKLTFYTQQGRSHGHMSIAEWLLKEAKAIGVEGATFAAAQGGYGRDGKYHSARFFDVGEQPMEVTMAVSPEHSEQLFARIEQENLQIFYMKIPVEFGITCSGKNQPA from the coding sequence ATGAACGGCTACAAACTGACATTTTATACGCAGCAGGGGCGCTCGCACGGGCACATGAGCATTGCGGAATGGCTACTCAAGGAAGCAAAGGCCATTGGCGTTGAGGGCGCAACCTTTGCCGCGGCGCAAGGCGGTTACGGGCGCGACGGCAAATACCACAGCGCACGCTTTTTTGATGTGGGCGAGCAGCCCATGGAAGTGACCATGGCCGTGAGCCCGGAACACAGCGAGCAGCTTTTTGCCCGCATTGAGCAGGAAAATCTGCAAATCTTCTACATGAAAATCCCGGTGGAATTCGGCATCACCTGCTCGGGAAAAAATCAGCCCGCCTGA
- the crcB gene encoding fluoride efflux transporter CrcB produces MVKNVLVITLGAGAGACLRWVLSMLLNSIFPAIPLGTVAANFLGGFGIGLSLGVFNSLPGLAPEWRLLIITGFLGGLTTFSTFTAEIGTLLQEQRIGMAAGAITLHVCGSLICFFMGLGAVSLLKSLFR; encoded by the coding sequence ATGGTCAAAAACGTTCTTGTCATCACATTGGGGGCCGGGGCCGGGGCCTGCCTTCGCTGGGTGCTTTCAATGCTGCTCAATTCCATCTTTCCGGCTATTCCGCTTGGTACGGTGGCCGCCAATTTTCTCGGCGGGTTCGGCATCGGGCTTTCGCTGGGTGTGTTCAACTCGCTGCCCGGTCTGGCCCCCGAATGGCGGCTGCTTATCATCACCGGTTTTCTTGGCGGCCTCACCACCTTTTCCACCTTCACGGCAGAGATCGGCACCCTGCTGCAGGAACAACGCATAGGCATGGCCGCCGGGGCCATAACCCTGCACGTCTGCGGCTCGCTGATCTGTTTTTTCATGGGCCTTGGCGCGGTTTCGCTTCTCAAATCCCTCTTTCGTTAG